Proteins from a genomic interval of Anaerobaca lacustris:
- a CDS encoding ComEA family DNA-binding protein, whose translation MTPNDATASEGKRRQSLQSVGLLVCSCLSMVAGACLAVRVLGDDAIDVACAPERVNPNVAPVGSLVRLPGIGLTRAHAIVAYRDSVRREAAGRVAFRRHDDLQRIKGIGPKTVADIACWLECDGLGPDGFAASGGGAPHPLASGPTDSPIQDVANGRRD comes from the coding sequence ATGACGCCAAACGATGCGACAGCGAGTGAGGGCAAGCGCAGGCAATCCCTTCAGTCCGTGGGACTGCTGGTCTGTTCGTGTCTTTCGATGGTCGCCGGGGCGTGCCTGGCCGTGAGGGTTCTTGGCGATGATGCCATCGACGTGGCTTGCGCGCCCGAGAGGGTGAATCCCAACGTCGCCCCCGTCGGCAGTCTGGTTCGACTGCCCGGCATCGGACTGACACGCGCCCATGCGATCGTGGCCTATCGCGACTCCGTACGCCGCGAAGCCGCCGGTCGTGTCGCGTTCCGTCGCCATGACGATCTCCAGCGGATCAAGGGCATCGGCCCCAAGACGGTGGCCGACATTGCCTGTTGGCTTGAATGCGACGGCCTCGGGCCCGATGGGTTCGCGGCGTCGGGCGGTGGAGCGCCACATCCACTTGCATCCGGTCCCACCGATTCGCCCATCCAGGATGTCGCGAACGGCCGACGGGATTGA
- a CDS encoding endo-1,4-beta-xylanase encodes MKFHVFQDGKAVESFLPCGAYLFGTDGISVRRTKIGFKKGYVECVRPNMETAGLALLWPIQGFGRILLPTTCLPERDRPYNLNVEIVRAKLMQITNRREDWSFFDEIEGMEGVSQQSQDLFIDAIQNIGDPERASQLADESLRKAMVYSEKLAVRQGKSLFDRRRKSHGFSRGCLGCRIDPALMSKSAYVDKLAELFASVTVPVNWARIETRQGHYDFSDLDACITMLSRRKAVLSAGPLLRFSKESLPDWLLQSGMGFEKMRETAYQFVSKVVARYAAMVHRWYVISGLNAVNQFNFNFEQILEMTRAANMAVRAAGSRAVRVIEVSCPWGEYYATTPGSIPPFVYMDMVVQSGTSFDAFGLQMRFGKDESGMHLRDMMQISSILDCFAPVAKPLHITDVQIPSESGKGPFSVDVAGLWHRKWDQARQGQWLDRFYKIVLSKPFVEAVNYGSLADDPAETIPHGGLLTEQLEPKEAFATLKRLHVSMFKR; translated from the coding sequence GTGAAGTTTCACGTTTTTCAAGACGGTAAAGCGGTCGAGTCGTTCCTGCCATGCGGCGCCTACCTTTTCGGTACGGACGGGATCAGCGTTCGTCGCACGAAGATCGGTTTCAAGAAAGGGTACGTCGAGTGTGTCCGGCCGAACATGGAAACGGCCGGCCTGGCGTTGTTGTGGCCCATCCAGGGGTTCGGACGAATCCTGCTGCCGACGACGTGTCTGCCCGAGCGGGATCGCCCGTACAACCTGAACGTGGAGATCGTCCGGGCCAAGCTCATGCAGATCACCAATCGGCGCGAGGACTGGTCGTTCTTCGATGAAATCGAGGGGATGGAAGGGGTCTCGCAGCAATCGCAGGATCTGTTCATCGATGCAATTCAGAACATCGGCGACCCGGAGCGCGCCTCCCAACTGGCGGACGAGTCGCTCCGGAAGGCGATGGTGTATTCCGAGAAGCTGGCGGTTCGTCAGGGCAAGTCGCTTTTCGACCGGCGCCGCAAGAGTCATGGTTTCAGCCGGGGCTGTCTCGGCTGTCGGATCGACCCGGCCCTGATGAGCAAATCCGCCTACGTGGATAAGCTGGCGGAGCTGTTCGCCTCGGTGACGGTGCCCGTGAACTGGGCTCGGATCGAGACGCGGCAGGGACACTACGATTTCTCCGACCTGGACGCCTGCATCACGATGTTGAGCCGGCGCAAGGCGGTGCTCAGCGCCGGGCCGCTGCTTCGCTTCTCGAAGGAAAGTCTGCCGGACTGGCTGCTGCAGTCGGGCATGGGATTCGAGAAGATGCGGGAGACGGCGTACCAGTTCGTCTCGAAGGTTGTGGCGCGATACGCCGCCATGGTTCACCGGTGGTACGTCATCAGCGGGCTCAACGCGGTCAACCAGTTCAATTTCAACTTCGAGCAGATCCTCGAGATGACGCGGGCGGCGAACATGGCCGTGCGAGCGGCCGGCAGCCGGGCCGTACGCGTCATCGAGGTCAGTTGCCCGTGGGGCGAGTACTACGCCACCACGCCGGGCAGCATCCCGCCGTTCGTCTACATGGACATGGTCGTCCAGAGCGGGACCAGCTTCGATGCGTTCGGACTGCAGATGCGATTCGGCAAGGACGAGAGCGGGATGCACCTGCGCGACATGATGCAGATCTCATCGATTCTGGACTGTTTCGCTCCGGTGGCCAAGCCGCTGCACATCACGGACGTACAGATCCCCAGCGAGAGCGGCAAAGGGCCGTTCAGTGTGGACGTGGCCGGGCTGTGGCACCGCAAATGGGACCAGGCCCGGCAGGGGCAGTGGTTGGACCGCTTCTACAAGATCGTGCTGAGCAAGCCTTTCGTCGAGGCCGTCAACTACGGCAGTCTCGCCGACGATCCGGCCGAGACGATCCCGCACGGCGGTCTTCTAACCGAGCAGTTGGAGCCCAAGGAGGCGTTTGCGACACTGAAGCGACTTCACGTGTCGATGTTCAAGCGGTAG